GCGCAGCGCCTCTTCGTCCACGACGGGGCCGCGGCAGGTGTTGATCAGGATGGCGTCCTTCTGCATCATCGCGAACTCGCGCGCGCCCATCATTTTGCGGGTCGCGTCGTTCAGCGGCACGTGCAGGCTGACCACGTCGGAGGTCTGGAGCAGCTCGGGGAAAAGGGTGAACTTGACGCCCAGGGCGTCCTCCTGGTCCTCCGTGAGCCGGACGATGTCGTAGTACTGGATGTCCATGTCGAAGCCGGCAGCGCGGCGCACGACCTTCTTACCGATGGTGCCGAGGCCTACGATGCCGAGCTTCTTGCCCGCCAGCTCGTAGGTCCGCGTGGTGGAGAAGTCGCCGACCCGCCACTTGCCGTGCGTCACGTTGACGTGGTGCCAGGCCATCTTCTTGTAGACAGCCAGGATCAGCATGAGGGTGTGCTCGGCGACGGCAACGGAGTTGGAGCCGCCGTTATTGGCGATGGGCACGCCGGCCTTCTTCGCTGCGGGTACGTCGATCCTGTCGTAGCCCGCGCTGATCAGCTGGACCAGCTTGAGTCCCGACCCGGCCTTGAAGAAGGCCTCACCCATGCCGGCCCGCGGGAACCCGACGTAGTACTCGGCGCCCGCCACGTGCTTGAGGAAGTTCGGGTCGTCGTGCTCGGTGACGACCATCTCGAAGCCCCCGGGGATCATTGAGCGGGCGGTATCCATAATGGGGTCGGGCATCTTCGGGGCGAAGACGATCTTGGTGGCCACAGGACTCTCCTTTGATGCGGGTGCTAGGTCTTGGGTGGGAGCAGCATGTAGGTGGCGCGCCCGACGGCGACGAGCTTGCCCGCGCCGTCGGTGATGCGGGCCTCGCCGAAAGCGATGGAGCGCCCGCGGCGCAGGAGCCGTCCCTCGGCGACGATGTCGCCGTCACCCGCCGCGGCGAGGAAGCTGACGTTGAGGTCGAGCGTGGTCTGTCCGACGCCGCCGGCGGCGTTGTCGTGGGTCGTGCCGAGAGCGCCGCCGACGGCCATGTCCACGAGCGCGCTCAGCACGCCGCCGTGCACCGGGGCGCCGGCCGCGTTCCGGAGCCCGTCCCCTACGGGCACGCGGAGGCGCACCCAGCCCTCGCCGGCGTCGTCGACCTGGACGCCCAGGTAGCGCCAGAAGAGATTGGCCTGGGCGCGCTCGCGGGTGAGGGTCAGGAGGTCGGCGGGCATGGAGGCCTAGTTATACCGAAAACCCGCGCGAGACTCAATCGCAGCGCGGCGATGCCCGCGGCGACAGTGCCCGCGGCGACAATGGTAGACTCCTGACTTGGCCCGGGAACCGCTCGGACCAAGGAGGACACATGGCAATCAGGATCGGCATCATCGGGGCAGGGGCCATCGGCTCGATCGTCGGCGGCATGCTGACGAAGGCCGGCCACGACGTCACGCTCATCGAGCAGTGGCCGGAGCACGTCGAGGCAATGAAACATGTGGGCCTCCGGCTCTCGGGCACCTGCGGCGAGCACGTGGTGCCTGTCAAAGCGCTCCACATCCACGAGGTGCAGAGCATCCGCGAGCCCTTCGACGCTGTCTTCATCTCGGTCAAGAGCTACGACACCGAGTGGGCAACCGCCATGGCGGTGGCCAATCTCCGCCGGCCGGACGGCGTGGTCGTGGACTTCC
Above is a window of Candidatus Rokuibacteriota bacterium DNA encoding:
- a CDS encoding 2-hydroxyacid dehydrogenase, whose translation is MATKIVFAPKMPDPIMDTARSMIPGGFEMVVTEHDDPNFLKHVAGAEYYVGFPRAGMGEAFFKAGSGLKLVQLISAGYDRIDVPAAKKAGVPIANNGGSNSVAVAEHTLMLILAVYKKMAWHHVNVTHGKWRVGDFSTTRTYELAGKKLGIVGLGTIGKKVVRRAAGFDMDIQYYDIVRLTEDQEDALGVKFTLFPELLQTSDVVSLHVPLNDATRKMMGAREFAMMQKDAILINTCRGPVVDEEALRHALLSKQISAAGLDVMVEEPPLINHPLFGLENVTFTPHSAGPTWENWTKAFRNAFDNVQRVVRGDKPLWVIPELR
- a CDS encoding PaaI family thioesterase codes for the protein MPADLLTLTRERAQANLFWRYLGVQVDDAGEGWVRLRVPVGDGLRNAAGAPVHGGVLSALVDMAVGGALGTTHDNAAGGVGQTTLDLNVSFLAAAGDGDIVAEGRLLRRGRSIAFGEARITDGAGKLVAVGRATYMLLPPKT
- a CDS encoding 2-dehydropantoate 2-reductase N-terminal domain-containing protein, which translates into the protein MAIRIGIIGAGAIGSIVGGMLTKAGHDVTLIEQWPEHVEAMKHVGLRLSGTCGEHVVPVKALHIHEVQSIREPFDAVFISVKSYDTEWATAMAVANLRRPDGVVVDFQNGINDERVAAVAGRERTLGCVITISAGMYEAGHAIRTDRGAIGFKIGEHDGKDTPRAREIARIMNDVATSKVTTNLWGERWSKLAVNCMVNPISGLSGFDS